The Desulfovibrio inopinatus DSM 10711 genomic interval CCAAAGTAACGATGATTCAACGCAGTGCTCAGATTTTGAGTCGAGAAGATCGAGATATGGCCATCTTGGTCTGCGAACGACTTCGGCAAGATGGTGTTGATATCGTACTCGAAGCAAAGGTTGAATCCGTCGAAAATGGACCGCAAGGACGTGTTGTACATGTTATTTTGCCAGGTGGTGAGAAACGGTCCATTCAGACAGAATCCATTTTGGTTGCTCTAGGGCGAGCTGCCAATATCCATGATATGGGGTTGGAGAACGCCGGAGTTGAAACAACAAGTCATGGTATTGTTGTCAACAATCGCATGCGCACAAGTTCTAAGCATATTTATGCCTGTGGCGATGTCACTGGGGCTTATCAGTTTACCCATGCGGCAGGATATGAGGGCGGTGTGGCGTTGACCAATATCATTTTCAAGTTACCGCGGAAGGTGGATTATACTCGGCTTCCGTGGTGTACCTATAGTGAACCGGAACTGGCTTCGATCGGTGTCAATGAGCTACGGGCAAAACAGGCCGGCTTGGAGTATGCCGTCTGGACCGAACCGTTCTCCGGAAATGATCGGGCACGGGCGGAGGGGGAAACCGAAGGCTTCATCAAAATGTTGGTGGATAAGAAAGAAAAGCCTATCGGCGTACAGATTGTCGGCGCGCATGCCGGAGATCTGCTGTCGGAATGGGTCGCTGTTATGGGAGGAAAGGTCTCACTCTCCACATTAGCTGGTGCCGTTCACCCCTATCCGACATGGGCTGAAATCAATAAACGGGTGGCTGGAAATCTTCTCAGTCGGAAAATTTTTTCTGATACGGTGAAGAAAGGGCTCAAGTTTGTCTTCAGTCTCAAAGGGCGCGCTTGCATCGCTCCTGAAGAGACTTCAGAATAACCATCTGTTTTCAGAAATGAAAGAAAAGCGCGGGGACCGATTCGGTTCTCCGCGCTTTATTTACGTGGAGCAGAAAACAAGGACATGAAACGTACATATTTTCGTCTTCGAGCTTTCTCCAAATCTGTCTCATGACATTTTTAGACTTCATTGGCACCGTGGAGCAAGACACGGTGGTCCTTGATGACAATGACACGGTCTCCGTTCATGTCTTCAAATACGGCATAGTCGCTACCATCAAAATCAAGACCGACATCGGCGAGTAAACGGCAGGTATCTTCTTTTTCGAGAGATTTGTCTGACCATTGCGAACCAAAATCGCCCGCAACTCGTTTTTTGAGCAACGTTTCATGTTCAACATAGTGAGCATCAAGTAAATTGTCACGAAAAGAGGCGATAACGAGACCAGACCCTTCTGTTATAATAGATTCGATAAGAATATCCAATGTCATGACGATATCTCTTTGTCTATAGTGTTGAGGTGACGAAGTAAGATAACATTTCATTAATGAGAAGTGCTGCGATGTCAATAGAAAGTGAATCACTTTCTAAGGATGAATCCATGCATTCTTCGTTGTTTATTATCATTTTTTTGTCAACGACGACGTTACTGCATTCAGTTTGATGCTACGAAGCGTGGTGTTTTTCGGTAGAGTTCGGAATGTTTTGTTTCTTGAACCGGAGCGATTTTGGATGTGTAGGCCTTAAGAAAAGAAGATATCGGTCGATAAGACAATCATGGTTCACCTCGTACCAATGTTCGATCTGCTGCTCCAAGGACGGACTCAGGCGATACTTTTTGTTTTGACGGTACACAAAAAGGCGCATTTTGCCTCGCGTTAAATGGAGTCGTCCATGATTGATGCCATCACCACATCCAATGCGCTGTTAGCCTATCAGCGACAACAGGCCCCTACATACACGCGCTCGGTCGAAGCAGATACCGCAGAATCGTTACAAAAAGCCAAAGTTGTGACACGTTCTTTCGGGCTGAAGCTCGGGAAGTTCGGTATCGATTATACCACGCGTGATGTGGAACTTCCCAACAGTGTTGAACAAAATAAATCTGGCCTGTCCGGTGACGCCTCTTCTGATAACCAGAAAAGTGGGCTGTCTCGTTATGAATCCTTCGAGTCGTTTTTAGAAGCCGCCTCGCTCCGCAACCAACTTTATCAAAGTTCGGCTGATACGGATCCGAAGAGTGAAAGTATGCGCTCCGGGGGAGGACATTCTGCACTGAGGAAACGGCTCGGTCTTGCTGCATATTCCAATTCGATCGAGACGTTTGATTTTGATAACCGTGGCGGTAAAAGTGTTCTTTTAGCAGTTGCATAGCCCTTTGGAGGGCGCTTCATGGTCTGGACGTTTTTCATGATGAGGCGTAAAGCGTCGTTCCATGAACTCCAGACGCATTATTAGTCCTTTTTCTTTACCCATAGCGTTTTTTGCAGCCACCATTCTGCTGGGAGCGGCGCTGCTAATGCACCCGGAGTGCCAAGCTCCGGGGGCCTCCGTATCATTTCTTGATGCCCTGTTTACAGCGACGTCGGCAACGTGCGTTACCGGACTCATTGTTGTCGATACAGCAACGGTGTATTCTAGGACTGGACATGTCGTCATTATGGCCTTGTTTCAGCTCGGAGGCCTTGGAATTATGACATATTCGAGCCTGATTTTTTATCTATGGCGACGACGAGTGTCTCTTGTTGACAAAATTGCTGTAGGACAATCTCTGCTTCACGATCCATCATTCGACCTTGGTCGTTTTCTGTTGATTATGCTTGGGTTTACGCTGGTCATCGAACTTGGTGGCGCGGCCTTACTGCACCTGTTTTCTCCCCAACAATTCGACCTGTTTACGGCTCTTTTTCATTCGATTTCGGCATTTTGTAATGCCGGGTTCTCAACGTTCTCCGACAATCTCGTTCAGTTCCAGGCCAATTTGGGCGTCAATGTCGTTATCATGAGCCTCATTGTTCTGGGCGGCCTCGGCTTTTCTGTAATTATGGAAGTGATTCGGACAGCTCGACGTAGTACGTTACGTCAACTGGTGCGGGCATTTCATGGGATGACGGGGCATAGCCGTGTGGTTATTCGCGTGAGTTTTTGGTTAATTGTTGTTGGGGCTGCTCTTCTTTTTCTTGGTGAGTCCTCGCTGCATGCCGAGGCTCCTGGGCCGGAGCGAAACAACCTGTTGACGGCATTGTTTCAGTCTATCTCTTGCAGGACTGCTGGATTCAATACGGTTGATATTGCGGGCATGACCGATGTGTCTTTGTTGTTTATGATCTGTCTGATGTTTATTGGCGGCTCTCCAGGATCGACAGCCGGTGGCATCAAAACGACAACGTTTCGCGTATTATTGGCGTATAGCGTAGCGAAATTTAAAGGACGTGAGCAAGCTGTTATCGGTCGATTTGCTGTCGACACAGAATCTCTCAATAAAGCATTGACGCTGTTGCTTTTCGCATTTGCCATTGTTGGAGGGGCAACCTTAGCTTTATGTTATACGGAGATGGCAGGTCAGCCACATTCATCCGTGCATGGTCTGTTTCTTGATATTCTTTTCGAAGTTGTGTCTGCGTTTGGAACAGTCGGATTGAGTGCCGGCTTGACGTCGCATTTGACGACTGTGGGAAAAAGTGTCGTTATTCTGCTTATGTTCATTGGTCGCCTTGGCCCCATCCTGTTTCTGTCGGTCATGCAACATATCCAGGAAAAACCCCACTATTCCTGGCCAGAAGAAAGCATGCTCATTGGGTAGAGTCGAGGAGGAGTCACAATGCCATCGAAATTACAAATGTGTGTTATTGGGTTGGGCAAGTTTGGTTATCACACTGCCTTGACTCTGGCAGAGATGGGTCATGAGGTGATGGGCCTCGATATGGACCCGGAAAAAATTCGACGTGCACAAAATGTGTTGACACAGGTTTTTCGTCTTGATGGCATGGAGAAGAAAGCCTTGGAACAAGTTGGTGTGGCAGACATGCATCACGTCATTGTCAGTGTCGGCCAAAGCCTGGAGGCGAGTACACTCATATCGCTCTATCTCAAGGAACTCGGCGTTGAAGACGTTTGGGTCAAAGCGATCAGCGACGACCACGAAAAGTTGTTGCGCAAAATTGGGGTGGATGAAGTTATTTTTCCGGAACGGTACGCTGCCGTACGTTTGGCGCATCGTTTGAGTATGCCCGGTCTGGTCGATATGCTCCCGTATGGAGACGATATCGTCATCAGAGAAATTCTTGTGGAACATTGGGCTGGGAAGTCGTTGCGTGAACTCAATTTAACAAACCGCCACGGTGTTCAGGTTATTGCCGTCAAATCTGCTGAAGACCACAATTTTCATTACGTCCCTCGTGCTGACAAGTCCCTCGTAGCTGGTGATATGCTTATTGTCGTAGGGAATGAGAATGTTTTGAAGAAGCTGGATTCCTGATTGGACATTTGCTTGACCACAGCCCGGAGGTTGGCGTAGGAGGCCCGCCATGCGTTTTATTGATGAAGCTAATATCATGGTTGTTTCGGGCAAAGGCGGACACGGATGTGTTTCGTTTCGGCGTGAAAAATTTATTCCCAAGGGCGGTCCCGATGGCGGGGACGGCGGCAAGGGGGGCGATGTCATCTTTCGAACTGTTGATAATCTGCTGACCTTGTATGATTTGCGCCTGAAACGGCGCTACGAAGCCAAAAACGGCGGATATGGTATGGGGCGGCAACGCACTGGAGCCAAGGCAGCCGATCTCGTTGTGGATGTTCCTGTCGGCACCCTGTTCTATGAAATCGGTGAAGAAGGCGAATCGCATTTGGCTGCCGATTTGAAGGAGTTGGGTCAGACATTTGTTGCGGCGCGGGGTGGGCGAGGAGGCAAAGGGAACACCCACTTCAAATCGTCCACAATGCGAGCTCCACGTTTTGCTCAGCCTGGAGAAGAAGGCGAAGAAAAGCGCTTCAGGCTTGAACTTAAAATTTTAGCGGATGTCGGCCTGCTTGGGCTTCCCAATGCCGGGAAATCCACATTCATCTCCGCCGTGTCCATGGCAAAACCAAAGATTGCCAGTTATCCTTTTACGACTATTACCCCGAACCTCGGTGTGGTTGAAGGAGATCGAGGGGATCGCTTTGTTATTGCCGACATTCCCGGCTTGGTTGAAGGCGCACACGAAGGCGTTGGATTGGGACATCGGTTTTTACGTCACGTCGAACGCACCCGGGTACTGCTGCATATTTTGAGTGCAGAAGATGTGTCAGAAGAAGCGCCATGGGCCGGTTTTGATCTTATCAACGCCGAGTTAGCAGCATATAACCCTGAATTGGCGAAGAAGAAGCAAATCCCTGTTATTAATAAAATAGATCTTCTTGAACCGGAGGCTCTTGAGGCGATGCGCCAGCGTGCCCGTGAAGATGGACGCGAAATTCTTTTTATGAGTGCCAAATATGGAGACGGCGTAGAAGACGTAGTGAAGACATTGTGGGAAGCCGTCATACACGGGCGTGAGGAAGATAAACCACATGTTGATGATACAGTTGAACATGAAGAGTCGTCTGACGTATAAAACAACACGTTGGGAACGTTGTTGTCGACCATGATGCAAAGATATTTTTCGTAAAGCAGATACCCATTCGTTTTTTCAAAGAGAAGGAGACACCATGGCCCTGAGCATCGGTATCGTCGGCTTACCCAACGTTGGGAAGTCTACGCTTTTCAATGCCCTGACCAAGGCACAGAACGCCCAAGCGGCCAACTATCCCTTTTGCACCATTGAACCCAATAAAGCCGTCGTGCCTGTTCCTGACGCACGCCTTCAGGCGTTGTCCGATTTGGCGAATCCGCAGCGGATTTTGCCGGCGACCGTCGATTTCTATGATATTGCCGGGCTCGTGAAGGGTGCAAGTAAAGGTGAAGGGTTGGGCAATAAATTTTTGGCCAATATACGGGAAACGGCTGCTATTCTGCATGTGGTGCGTTGCTTCGAAGATGACGACGTTGTGCATGTCGACGGCAGCGTTGACCCTGTTCGCGATATCGATATCATTGAAACAGAACTGATCCTTGCCGATGCGCAATCCTTGGAGAACCGGGTGGAACGCCTGGGGAAACAGTCAAAGGCGGGTAAGGAATTCAAGATCAAGCACGAGAAGGCAAAGTTATTGCTCGATCATCTCCTGCAAGGTCATCCCGCTTCATCCTATGCCGGGCAAGACGATGATGATGTCGCTGAAATATATCGTGAGCTGGGGCTTCTCACGGCGAAGAAGGTCATTTATCTTGCCAATGTCGATGAAGATGGCGTGCAGGAAGAGAATGACTACGTAAAAGCTGTTCGCGAGCTTGCCGCTGAACGTGGTGCCGAAGTGGTGGTTGTCTCGGCCAAAATGGAAGAAGAGCTTCTTGGGCTTTCTGATGAAGAGCAGCAAGAATATCTTGATTCTTACGGGGTTGCCGAATCTGGATTGATTAAGGTTATTCGAACCGGATATGCCGCGCTGGGATTGATCAGCTATTTCACTGTCGGTCCCAAAGAGGTTCGTGCCTGGACCATCAATGCTGGAGATAAAGCGCCTCGTGCCGCAGCAGCTATTCATACGGATTTCGAGCGTGGATTTATTCGAGCCGAAGTGATTTCGTATAACGACTACATTGCCCAAGGTACAGAAGCGAAATGTCGTGCTGCTGGAGTCTTGCGTTCTGAGGGCAAGGAATATATCGTGAAAGATGGTGATATCATTCATTTCCTATTCAATGTGTGATATGCACGCTTGAAAAGGAGCCTTCATGAGCGTCCGTCTTTTCTGTCAATCACGCATTGGCAAAGATTTGGAACTGTCCCCATGATGAAATTGCAGGACGAGCTTCTCCCGCAAGAAGATGAGCTGTGCTGGTTTTTGACCAAGTACATGAGCGAAGGGGTCGGCATTCTTAATGCAGAAGGCCTCTTCGCTTATGCAAGCGATCGGTTATGCCAACTCTTTGGCCAACCATGCACTCAGCTTCTTGGGACATCGCCGGCTCAATATTTTCCGCAGATCCCTTATAACGTGGCTGTAGAACAGTTTTCGTGTCAGTTATCCGGAAAAAGTCTCTGTTTTGAAACGTCCCTGACTCATGATGGAGTGGAGTTGTTCTTGCTTATTTCGGCAACTCCTTTTTCAGACAGTGACAATCGATACAAAGGGGCCGTGCTCATTGTTACCGACCTGACCAGCATGCGTCAGGCCGAAGATGCGGCATTGAATATGGAGAGACACAGTAGGGCATTGGTGGATGCGTTTGCCGATGTCGCTATTCTTGTCGATAAGAGCCTCATCATCCAGGCGGCCAACCCCAAGGCAGCCAGGGAGAATGAAGTTTCTGTTCTGGGGAAAACACTGGAGACTCTTTTTTCCGGTGATTTTCTTGATGCGTGGACGGAAACCATTCGTACCGTATTTACTGAAGGCAAGATTCGGACGTTTCAGTTTCCGTATGGCGACCGTATTACGGCCAACCGGGTCGCTCCTATTCTCGAAAAAGAGGGTGTCATTGAAAAAGTGGCGCTCTTTTCCCGCGATATAACAGAACAAAAGCGCAATGAAGACGGGCTCCGAAGTCGGGCATTTCAACAAGGCATTGTGGCCGAGATTGGCCTTCATGCGTTGTCTTCATCCAATCTCGATGAACTTACCGAGAAAACATGTCGGCTTCTGACAACGGTTTTGCAAGCGGATATTGCCCGGGTGCTTGAATATCGTCCGGACGAACAACTTTTTTTCTTCAAAGCTGGTGTGGGGTGGAAGAACGGGCTTGTCGGTCAGTCTACGATTACTGCCGGAATGGAATCTCTTCCAGGGTTTACACTGATGACGAAAGAGCCGGTTGTTATTCGCGATCTGCCTCATGATAATCGTTTTCGAGATGTAACGTTCCTTCACGATCACAATGTGGTGAGTGGGCTCAGTGTTGTCATTCACGGAAAAAAGCGTCCGTACGGTGTGTTGGGTGTCTTTTCAAAAACATTTCGCGAGTTCACTCAGGACGATGTTCATTTCTTGCAGTCAGTGGCCAATATGCTCTCTCAGGCCATGGCACGCGCTGAAACCGAAGAAGCTTTGGAAGCGTCCAATCAGAGCAATACCCTGATCCTTGAGGCGGTGGGAGAAGGGATTTGTGGCATTGATACAACGGGGCGAACCACGTTTATCAACCCCGCTGCCGAGTACAGTCTTGGGTATCTTGCCGAGGAACTTATCGGGAAAGATCATCACGACGCCATCAATCACTCACTTCCTGATGGTGCCCCCTATCCGCGCAGTGATAGTCCCATTCTCAAAGTATTGAACGATGGTCAGAAGCGATATGTTGCGGAGGCATGGTTCTGGAGGAAAGACGGTCGTATTTTTCCTGTTGAATATGTCTGCACTCCCTTATTGTCGGGCGATCGTATTATCGGCGCTGCAGTAGTTTTCAAAGATATCACGGAGCGCAAAAAGAACGAAGAACGTCTTCGCTATCAGGCCTATCATGATGAATTGACAGGGCTTCCGAATCGTTCCTACTTTCTTGAACGCTTGGAAATTGCATTGGCCGCATCCAAGGAGCAAAAGAAACGCGGCTTTGCCGTCATGTTTCTTGATCTTGATGATTTCAAATTCGTCAACGACTCGCTCGGTCATACGCTCGGCGACAGGCTGCTTCGAGGAATTTCCTTGCGATTGTGGAATTGCCTGGAAGGCGACGATGTTATTGCCAGACTTGGTGGTGATGAATACGCAATTTTGCTAACCGATGTTTTCGAAAAAGCTCATGCCCTGGCCGTTGCAAATCATATTCATGACGAGCTGAAGGTTCCGACAAAAATCGATGGATATGAAATATTTATCACAGCTTGCATCGGTATTGTCGATACAGTATCGCACTATAATAGTGCTGAAGAAATTCTGCGTGATGCAGACACAGCTATGTTTCAGGCCAAAATTACGGGGAAGGGCGTCAACTGCATCTTCGATCAGACCATGCATGTGCGTGCTAAAATGCGCTTGCAGTTGGAGACCGATTTGCGTCGCGCCATTGAGCGCAAAGAATTTTTTCTTTTATACCAGCCAATATTTTCAATCCCAGAGGGAAATTCAATCGGTTTTGAGGCGCTCATCCGTTGGAATCATCCTGAGCAAGGGATTGTTTCACCTCTTGATTTCATTCCTGTGGCGGAATCAACAGGCATGATTCTGGCCATTGGGGAGTGGGTTATTCAGGAAGCTTGCTCCCAAATGCGGAAGTGGCTTGATACAACTCCGGATATTGATTTTTTTACCGTGAGCTGCAACTTGTCCGGAAAGCAGTTTATGCAAGAGGATCTCGCTGGCCGTATTGAGTCAATCATGGCTGAGTATCGTATTGATTCTAGTCGTCTGAAACTCGAAATTACTGAAAGTGTGATCATGGAGAATGCCGAGTTTGCCACGGCAACGTTGAAGAAACTTCAGACCCTTGGCCTTTCCTTGCTTATTGACGACTTCGGTACAGGCTATTCCTCCCTCGCGTATCTCCGCAGGTTGCCGGTTGACGCTTTGAAGGTTGACCGAATGTTTGTACGTAATATCGATACTGAGACGGAAAATCAGGAAATCGTTCGGACGGTCATTCAGCTTGCCAATGTGCTTAAGCTTGATGTCGTTGCCGAGGGGATTGAAAATGATGCGGAGCGTACATTGCTCGAGTCTTTAGGATGTCGACTTGGGCAAGGGTATTTTCACGCAAAACCGTTGCCACCCAGTGAGGCAACGGCATTTCTCCCCCGTCGTTCATCCTGAGTGTGAGAACGACAAAGACAGATTGGCCAATGAATGAATAGAACGGCCCAGGACGCCAGTGGTCTTGGGCCGATTGTATTTATGCCGTTTCGTCAAGAATGTCCGAAAGCGCTTGTGTGAATCGGGCAATATCGTCTTCTTCAATAATAAGCGGGGGAATGAGTCGGAGCACTTTTCCCTTCGCCAAATTGCAGACGAAGCCGCGGTCAAGCAGTTTTTGCCAGACAGGTAATCCCGGAACTTTGAGTTCAATACCGATCATAAGACCGAGTCCGCGATAATTGTCGATAGCGTCCGGATGTTTTTTCATGACGTCGTCAATTAATGCTAAGGTCTTTTTTCCCATAGCTTCGGCGCGTTCGGCAATCTTGTCGCGCTTCATGATTTCCAACGTCTTCAACGCTGCTGCGGTGGCCAATCCGCTTCCACCAAAAGTTGTTGCATGGCTGCCGGGCGTAAATCCATTCGACGTTTCCGTATCGGCCAACACGGCGCCAATAGGGAAGCCATTGCCGAGTGCCTTGGCGCATGTCACGATGTTGGGGCGCAGTCCGTAATGTTGATGAGCCCAAAAGCGTCCAGTGCGGCAGAGGCCAGTCTGGATCTCGTCAACACCGAACAAAATGTCGTGTTCGCGGCACAGATTCTGGATGGCGGTGAGATAGTCGGCGGACATGATATTCACCCCACCTTCGCCTTGCACAATCTCAACAAGCACCATTGCGGTTTTTTCCGTAATGGCTTGCTTCATGGCTTCGATATCGCCGGCCTCGACCGATTTGAATCCACCAGGCAACGGATGGAAGTGTTCACGAAATGCAGTCTGTCCTGTGGCGGTCACAGTTGCCAGGGTGCGGCCGTGGAATGAGCCCGTCAACGTGATGATTTCGTAGGCATCACGATTTTTGACCGTGCGCATAAACCGGCGGGCAAGCTTGATGGCTCCTTCGTTGGCCTCGGCTCCTGAGTTGCAATAAAAGACACGGCCAGGTTGCCAGGTAGCAATCAGTTCTTCGGCAAGACGGACTTGATCTGGCTGATAGAACAGGTTGCTCACGTGACAGAGAATACGTGCCTGCGTACACAGGGCATCGGCTATTTCCGGGTGGCAATGGCCCAAAGACGTCACGGCCACACCGGCCAGGAGATCAAGATATTCGCGGCCCTCGAGGTCGAAAAGACGGCATCCCTCGGCTCGCGATACGGCCAAAGGATAACGTCCGTAAGAGGACATGATGGCAGCGGCATCCCGATTTTTGAGGGTGTCGAAGGCGTTTGTCACGACATCTCCTTGTTATGATGTGTTAAAGGTGAAGGGCCGTTATTTCGAGCCGGTATGCCCGAATCCGCCCGCTCCCCGGTCCGTATCGGACAGAGCATCGGTATCGACATACTGCCCGGCGAAGTAGGGTAAAAGAACAAGTTGGGCGATACGATCCCCTTGAAGTACAGTTCTTGGCTCATTCGATGTATTGAGGAGCCAGACAATAATTTCTCCCCGGTAGTCCGGGTCGATCAGGCCAACGCCTTGCGCGACGGTCAGGCCGTCACGAGCACCCAGACCACTTCGCGAGAAAACAAATCCTGCGATGCCGGGACGGGTGATTTCCATGGCAATGCCTGTTGGGACAGCGGCACGATCACCAGCGGCAATGACAATGCGATCACTATCAAGTGCCGCACGCAGGTCGGCACCTGCAGCGTGGGCTGTGGCCGGTTTTGGTAAAAACGAGTCGGGCACGTCACGTAATCGCTTGATATGTACGACGGCCTGGCCGGTTGTTTCAGGTGAAAACATAAATCCTCCTTGCGACAAACAAGCCGGCCTTGTACACCTGTTTTAACGACAATTAAAGAGGCTTTTTTTTCACCGGACGGACATGTAGCCGTCATGAAACAGACAAGCCTGAACGTGCACCTAGGGTCGCGAGTTTGGAAATCATGCATATCAAGTCAAGACATTGTTGCCATTTTCTTTGACCAATGGCATGACGCAGTACCGTGACCCCCTGGTCGATGTGAACATCATCCACTTTTCCGGCCCCACGTCAAGGAGAGCCTATGCAACCGTTGCGCGTTTATAGCGTTATCCCGAAGCTTCCCCCAGAACTGAATCCGCTTTGGGACTTGGCCTACAATCTGTGGTTTTCCTGGAACAAAGACATACTCGAACTGTTTGCCCAGGTAGACCAGGGATTGTGGCAGCAATGCTATGGAAATCCCATTGCCTTTCTCAATCGCTTGCCGCAAAAAACCTTGGAAGAGTTGGCGCGCGATGAGTTCTACGTTGAGCGTTTAAATGAATTGCGTAAAGATCTCATTGATTACCAAGGGAAGAAGAACGTTTCCATTCCTTTTCCAGAAGGGGAAGCAGGAGAACCGGTTGTTGCCTACTTCAGTTTGGAATATGGTATCAGTCTCGGACTTCCGATTTACTCCGGTGGATTGGGTATCTTGGCTGGTGACCACTTGAAGTCGGCCAGTGACTTGTGCGTTCCTCTTGTCGCTATGGGGCTTGCCTACAAACAAGGATATTTCCGGCAATATTTGACCCCGGATGGATGGCAACAGGAACGGTATCCGGTCTACGATTTCGAACAATTGCCCATGAAACCCGCTCTCGGGAAAGATGGTCGACGCGTGGTTGTTGAGTTTGAACTCAACCGTCAAAAAGTGTTGGCTCAGGTCTGGCAAGTCCAGGTCGGACGCGTGACCTTATACCTGCTTGATACGAACATGAACGAGAACCCTCCGCATTTTCGTCAGATTACTGAACGTCTGTACGGTGGGAATCTCGAAATGCGGATATGGCAGGAATATTTGCTTGGTATTGGCGGCATCAAAGCGCTGGAAATCTTGGGGTTCAAACCCAAAGTTATTCACATGAACGAAGGCCACTCCGCCTTTGCCGGGTTGGAACGTATCCGCCGATTCATGGAAGAAAACGGCCTGAGCTTTGAAGCTGCGTCTGAAATCGTTGCGTCGTCGAGTGTATTTACGACGCATACGCCTGTACCGGCGGGCAATGACCGTTTTCCGCCCGAACTCATGCAGACATATTTTCAGGATTATGCCCAAAAGCTCGGGCTGGCATTCAAGGTTTTCCTTGGGCTTGGTCGTGAAGATCCAAGAAACGACGCCGAACCCTTCTGCATGCCGGTTCTTGCCTTGAAGTTGTCGCGTTTCAACAACGGTGTTAGCCTGCTGCATGGACATGTTTCCCGCAATATGTGGAAACGTGTTTGGCCGCAGTATCCCGTTGAAGATGTACCCATTGGCGCCATTACCAACGGTATTCACGTCCCGACATGGGTTGCTCCTGATTTAGCCGCATTATATGATCGATATATGGGGGCGAACTGGCGGGAAGATCCGGATTGTACTCGTGTTTTCAACCAGGTTCCAGCTATCTCCGACGCCGAACTCTGGCGTACCCATGAGCGGTTACGTGAACGCCTTGTGGATTACGCCCGGTATCGCCTGCGTGAGCAATTGCTGTCCCGTGGAGCCAACCGCAAAGAACTCGAAGCTGCCGAGGATGTCCTTGATCCACAGGCTTTGACCATCGGTTTTGCTCGCCGCTTTGCCACATACAAACGTGCTAACATGCTTCTGCAAGACCAGGAACGTTTACTCAAGATTATGGCAGATGCCGAACGTCCTATCCAGTTCATTTTTGCGGGGAAAGCACACCCGGCCGATAATGAAGGGAAGAAAATCATTCAACAACTTGTCCAACTCTTCAAAACTCCAGAATGCCGCTATAAAATGGTCTTTCTTGAAGATTATGACATGGAGCTGGCTTCCTATATGTATCAAGGATGCGACGTGTGGCTGAATAAC includes:
- the dut gene encoding dUTP diphosphatase; the protein is MFSPETTGQAVVHIKRLRDVPDSFLPKPATAHAAGADLRAALDSDRIVIAAGDRAAVPTGIAMEITRPGIAGFVFSRSGLGARDGLTVAQGVGLIDPDYRGEIIVWLLNTSNEPRTVLQGDRIAQLVLLPYFAGQYVDTDALSDTDRGAGGFGHTGSK
- a CDS encoding EAL domain-containing protein, with product MMKLQDELLPQEDELCWFLTKYMSEGVGILNAEGLFAYASDRLCQLFGQPCTQLLGTSPAQYFPQIPYNVAVEQFSCQLSGKSLCFETSLTHDGVELFLLISATPFSDSDNRYKGAVLIVTDLTSMRQAEDAALNMERHSRALVDAFADVAILVDKSLIIQAANPKAARENEVSVLGKTLETLFSGDFLDAWTETIRTVFTEGKIRTFQFPYGDRITANRVAPILEKEGVIEKVALFSRDITEQKRNEDGLRSRAFQQGIVAEIGLHALSSSNLDELTEKTCRLLTTVLQADIARVLEYRPDEQLFFFKAGVGWKNGLVGQSTITAGMESLPGFTLMTKEPVVIRDLPHDNRFRDVTFLHDHNVVSGLSVVIHGKKRPYGVLGVFSKTFREFTQDDVHFLQSVANMLSQAMARAETEEALEASNQSNTLILEAVGEGICGIDTTGRTTFINPAAEYSLGYLAEELIGKDHHDAINHSLPDGAPYPRSDSPILKVLNDGQKRYVAEAWFWRKDGRIFPVEYVCTPLLSGDRIIGAAVVFKDITERKKNEERLRYQAYHDELTGLPNRSYFLERLEIALAASKEQKKRGFAVMFLDLDDFKFVNDSLGHTLGDRLLRGISLRLWNCLEGDDVIARLGGDEYAILLTDVFEKAHALAVANHIHDELKVPTKIDGYEIFITACIGIVDTVSHYNSAEEILRDADTAMFQAKITGKGVNCIFDQTMHVRAKMRLQLETDLRRAIERKEFFLLYQPIFSIPEGNSIGFEALIRWNHPEQGIVSPLDFIPVAESTGMILAIGEWVIQEACSQMRKWLDTTPDIDFFTVSCNLSGKQFMQEDLAGRIESIMAEYRIDSSRLKLEITESVIMENAEFATATLKKLQTLGLSLLIDDFGTGYSSLAYLRRLPVDALKVDRMFVRNIDTETENQEIVRTVIQLANVLKLDVVAEGIENDAERTLLESLGCRLGQGYFHAKPLPPSEATAFLPRRSS
- the glgP gene encoding alpha-glucan family phosphorylase, translated to MQPLRVYSVIPKLPPELNPLWDLAYNLWFSWNKDILELFAQVDQGLWQQCYGNPIAFLNRLPQKTLEELARDEFYVERLNELRKDLIDYQGKKNVSIPFPEGEAGEPVVAYFSLEYGISLGLPIYSGGLGILAGDHLKSASDLCVPLVAMGLAYKQGYFRQYLTPDGWQQERYPVYDFEQLPMKPALGKDGRRVVVEFELNRQKVLAQVWQVQVGRVTLYLLDTNMNENPPHFRQITERLYGGNLEMRIWQEYLLGIGGIKALEILGFKPKVIHMNEGHSAFAGLERIRRFMEENGLSFEAASEIVASSSVFTTHTPVPAGNDRFPPELMQTYFQDYAQKLGLAFKVFLGLGREDPRNDAEPFCMPVLALKLSRFNNGVSLLHGHVSRNMWKRVWPQYPVEDVPIGAITNGIHVPTWVAPDLAALYDRYMGANWREDPDCTRVFNQVPAISDAELWRTHERLRERLVDYARYRLREQLLSRGANRKELEAAEDVLDPQALTIGFARRFATYKRANMLLQDQERLLKIMADAERPIQFIFAGKAHPADNEGKKIIQQLVQLFKTPECRYKMVFLEDYDMELASYMYQGCDVWLNNPRRPLEACGTSGMKAMCNGVLNLSVLDGWWAEACTPDNAYGWGIGRGEEYDDTAYQDFVESQTLYNLLENEVIPTFYKRSHGGLPRDWVKKMKNALKDLGPVFNSHRMVEEYASSSYVPALENYNHLVKADYAAAKDLAAWRMDMMMKWSELDIRDIKAVQPADNVYVGEPIEVTAEVHLGGIRPEDVQIEIYAGPLDSVGNFAQRYTTAMVVSEKRDDNWYLFKGKVEPDEAGRFGFTVRILPHHPLLLDSHSLGLIRWASA
- a CDS encoding aspartate aminotransferase family protein, whose product is MTNAFDTLKNRDAAAIMSSYGRYPLAVSRAEGCRLFDLEGREYLDLLAGVAVTSLGHCHPEIADALCTQARILCHVSNLFYQPDQVRLAEELIATWQPGRVFYCNSGAEANEGAIKLARRFMRTVKNRDAYEIITLTGSFHGRTLATVTATGQTAFREHFHPLPGGFKSVEAGDIEAMKQAITEKTAMVLVEIVQGEGGVNIMSADYLTAIQNLCREHDILFGVDEIQTGLCRTGRFWAHQHYGLRPNIVTCAKALGNGFPIGAVLADTETSNGFTPGSHATTFGGSGLATAAALKTLEIMKRDKIAERAEAMGKKTLALIDDVMKKHPDAIDNYRGLGLMIGIELKVPGLPVWQKLLDRGFVCNLAKGKVLRLIPPLIIEEDDIARFTQALSDILDETA